A portion of the Aquila chrysaetos chrysaetos chromosome 4, bAquChr1.4, whole genome shotgun sequence genome contains these proteins:
- the AZIN1 gene encoding antizyme inhibitor 1 isoform X1, producing MKGFLEDANYSIGLLDEGATLADVIDNCIYEHTHTGKRAFYVGDLGKLVKKNIQWQNVMAPIKPFYPVRCNSTPGVLEILGTLGVGFACSNKSEMALVQDLGISPENIIYTNPCKQASQIKYAAKAGINIVTCDNDIELKKIARNHPNAKLLLHIATEDITADEEMNMKFGTTLKNCRHLMECAKELGVQIVGVKFHVSGSCKDLQTYIHAISDARCVFDMAEEFGFKMNMLDIGGGFTGSELQLEEVNHVIRPLLDVYFPKESGVNVIAEPGCYYVSSAFTLAVNIIAKKTVEYDKLLPSGVEQTRNDDEPVFTYYINDGVYGSFASKLSEKLNTIPEVHKKYKEDEPLFASSLWGPSCDELDQIVENCLLPELSVGDWLIFDNMGSGTLGEQSTFNDYQRPLIYYMMSFSDWDEMQDAGIASDTLMKNFFFVPSCIQLSPEDRFSTAA from the exons ATGAAAGGATTTCTTGAGGATGCAAATTACTCCATTGGTCTGTTGGATGAAGGAGCAACTCTTGCAGATGTTATTGACAACTGTATTTATGAACATACTCAT actggaaaaagagcattttatgTTGGTGATCTTGGAAAGCTGGTAAAGAAGAACATACAATGGCAGAATGTGATGGCACCAATAAAACCATTTTATCCTGTAAGATGCAATTCTACTCCAGGTGTACTTGAAATTTTGGGAACCCTTGGTGTTGGATTTGCATGTTCCAATAaa tctgaaatggCATTGGTACAAGACCTGGGCATTTCTCCTGAAAACATTATATATACAAATCCTTGCAAGCAAGCTTCTCAGATAAAGTATGCAGCGAAAGCTGGGATAAACATAGTGACTTGTGACAATGATATTGAGCTGAAGAAAATTGCACGTAACCATCCAAATGCTAA GCTCTTACTGCACATTGCCACAGAAGACATTACTGCTGATGAGGAGATGAATATGAAGTTTGGCACCACCCTGAAGAACTGTAGGCACCTCATGGAATGTGCTAAGGAGTTGGGAGTCCAAATAGTTGGTGTCAA aTTTCATGTTTCAGGCTCTTGCAAGGACCTGCAAACGTACATTCATGCTATATCTGATGCTCGGTGTGTGTTTGACATGGCT GAAGAATTTGGCTTTAAGATGAACATGTTGGATATTGGTGGGGGCTTCACAGGTTCAGAACTTCAGCTGGAAGAG GTTAATCATGTCATCAGGCCCTTACTGGATGTCTACTTTCCTAAGGAATCTGGTGTTAATGTGATTGCAGAGCCTGGATGTTACTATGTTTCATCTGCATTTACTCTAGCAGTTAACATCATTGCAAAGAAGACTGTTGAGTATGATAAACTTCTTCCTTCTGGAG TGGAGCAAACCAGGAATGATGATGAACCAGTATTTACATATTACATAAATGATGGTGTTTATGGTTCTTTTGCAAGTAAATTGTCTGAGAAACTGAATACTATCCCAGAGGTTCACAAG AAATACAAGGAAGATGAGCCTCTGTTTGCAAGCAGCCTTTGGGGTCCATCCTGTGATGAGCTTGATCAAATTGTGGAAAACTGTCTTCTTCCCGAGTTGAGCGTTGGAGATTGGCTGATCTTTGATAATATGGGTTCTGGTACCTTAGGTGAACAGTCTACCTTTAACGACTATCAGAGGCCACTGATTTACTACATGATGTCTTTCAGTGACtg GGATGAGATGCAAGATGCTGGAATTGCTTCAGACACATTGATGAAGAACTTCTTCTTTGTGCCTTCTTGCATTCAGCTGAGCCCAGAAGACCGCTTTTCCACTGCAGCTTAA
- the AZIN1 gene encoding antizyme inhibitor 1 isoform X2 has protein sequence MAPIKPFYPVRCNSTPGVLEILGTLGVGFACSNKSEMALVQDLGISPENIIYTNPCKQASQIKYAAKAGINIVTCDNDIELKKIARNHPNAKLLLHIATEDITADEEMNMKFGTTLKNCRHLMECAKELGVQIVGVKFHVSGSCKDLQTYIHAISDARCVFDMAEEFGFKMNMLDIGGGFTGSELQLEEVNHVIRPLLDVYFPKESGVNVIAEPGCYYVSSAFTLAVNIIAKKTVEYDKLLPSGVEQTRNDDEPVFTYYINDGVYGSFASKLSEKLNTIPEVHKKYKEDEPLFASSLWGPSCDELDQIVENCLLPELSVGDWLIFDNMGSGTLGEQSTFNDYQRPLIYYMMSFSDWDEMQDAGIASDTLMKNFFFVPSCIQLSPEDRFSTAA, from the exons ATGGCACCAATAAAACCATTTTATCCTGTAAGATGCAATTCTACTCCAGGTGTACTTGAAATTTTGGGAACCCTTGGTGTTGGATTTGCATGTTCCAATAaa tctgaaatggCATTGGTACAAGACCTGGGCATTTCTCCTGAAAACATTATATATACAAATCCTTGCAAGCAAGCTTCTCAGATAAAGTATGCAGCGAAAGCTGGGATAAACATAGTGACTTGTGACAATGATATTGAGCTGAAGAAAATTGCACGTAACCATCCAAATGCTAA GCTCTTACTGCACATTGCCACAGAAGACATTACTGCTGATGAGGAGATGAATATGAAGTTTGGCACCACCCTGAAGAACTGTAGGCACCTCATGGAATGTGCTAAGGAGTTGGGAGTCCAAATAGTTGGTGTCAA aTTTCATGTTTCAGGCTCTTGCAAGGACCTGCAAACGTACATTCATGCTATATCTGATGCTCGGTGTGTGTTTGACATGGCT GAAGAATTTGGCTTTAAGATGAACATGTTGGATATTGGTGGGGGCTTCACAGGTTCAGAACTTCAGCTGGAAGAG GTTAATCATGTCATCAGGCCCTTACTGGATGTCTACTTTCCTAAGGAATCTGGTGTTAATGTGATTGCAGAGCCTGGATGTTACTATGTTTCATCTGCATTTACTCTAGCAGTTAACATCATTGCAAAGAAGACTGTTGAGTATGATAAACTTCTTCCTTCTGGAG TGGAGCAAACCAGGAATGATGATGAACCAGTATTTACATATTACATAAATGATGGTGTTTATGGTTCTTTTGCAAGTAAATTGTCTGAGAAACTGAATACTATCCCAGAGGTTCACAAG AAATACAAGGAAGATGAGCCTCTGTTTGCAAGCAGCCTTTGGGGTCCATCCTGTGATGAGCTTGATCAAATTGTGGAAAACTGTCTTCTTCCCGAGTTGAGCGTTGGAGATTGGCTGATCTTTGATAATATGGGTTCTGGTACCTTAGGTGAACAGTCTACCTTTAACGACTATCAGAGGCCACTGATTTACTACATGATGTCTTTCAGTGACtg GGATGAGATGCAAGATGCTGGAATTGCTTCAGACACATTGATGAAGAACTTCTTCTTTGTGCCTTCTTGCATTCAGCTGAGCCCAGAAGACCGCTTTTCCACTGCAGCTTAA